From Hyla sarda isolate aHylSar1 chromosome 5, aHylSar1.hap1, whole genome shotgun sequence, a single genomic window includes:
- the LOC130274541 gene encoding probable G-protein coupled receptor 141, whose amino-acid sequence MSQLHRLGDSQGVRTVKNLTGLQETQTRMSQFASHRGENTLAIVGSDFKALLHEHICLLEWLSTLCHIFRKYNTDLSIESKQILMRLHWEEKHNLEKEMNQTSCLIDPNIAHPILITMYIIIFIGGLIGTSLMTYLIIGENRLSVTNTSIINLLVVHGIFLISVPFRIAFYVQKRWNYGLFFCKIVSAMTHIHIYVSFIFYVIMLSMRYIGFFKKKDKIEFYRTLHSLGVSGATWIFISVITIPLVFTQYGKSVNFTETECFQFQDALKNQAVTTVNYISSVVIFTVVTCLLGVQTFIFVKALKQVQKPILAYQEIWVQLKSLFFILVMITCFFPLHMFKFYYVDHYQDCFYINEICLSITALSCLDFLPFAVKTYYGKVLQFVTFAT is encoded by the exons ATGTCACAACTGCACAGACTGGGGGACTCGCAAGGTGTGAGAACGGTTAAAAACTTGACTGGACTCCAAGAGACTCAGACAAGGATGTCACAATTTGCTTCACATCGAGG AGAGAACACTTTGGCTATTGTTGGTAGTGATTTCAAAGCTTTGTTACATGAACATATTTGTTTATTGGAGTGGTTAAGTACACTTTGCCACATCTTCAGGAAGTATAACACTGACCTGAGCATTGAGAGTAAGCAGATTCTCATGAGACTTCACTGGGAAG AAAAACACAACTTGGAAAAAGAAATGAACCAAACATCGTGTCTTATAGACCCCAATATTGCACATCCTATTCTGATAACAATGTACATTATCATTTTCATTGGAGGATTAATAGGGACAAGTCTTATGACCTACTTGATCATTGGTGAAAACAGACTGTCAGtgacaaacacatcaatcatcaACTTGTTGGTGGTTCATGGTATTTTTCTTATTTCTGTTCCATTTCGTATTGCATTCTACGTTCAGAAGAGATGGAACTATGGACTTTTTTTCTGCAAAATTGTAAGTGCCATGACACACATCCATATTTATGTTTCTTTCATATTTTACGTCATTATGCTGTCAATGAGATACATAGGCTTCTTTAAGAAAAAGGACAAGATTGAGTTTTACAGGACACTCCATTCACTTGGAGTCAGTGGAGCTACGTGGATTTTTATATCTGTTATAACCATACCTTTGGTTTTCACGCAATATGGCAAATCTGTCAACTTTACTGAAACAGAGTGCTTCCAATTTCAAGATGCATTGAAGAACCAAGCTGTGACTACTGTGAACTATATCTCCTCGGTCGTCATATTTACAGTGGTTACTTGCCTATTGGGTGTACAAACATTTATTTTTGTAAAGGCCTTGAAACAAGTCCAGAAACCTATTCTTGCCTATCAGGAAATCTGGGTCCAACTGAAAAGTCTTTTCTTTATTTTGGTGATGATAACATGTTTCTTTCCTCTTCATATGTTTAAGTTCTACTATGTGGACCATTACCAGGACTGCTTCTACATCAATGAAATTTGCTTGAGCATAACTGCACTGAGTTGTTTAGATTTCCTTCCCTTTGCCGTAAAAACGTACTATGGAAAAGTGTTGCAGTTTGTAACATTTGCTACATGA